A single Limanda limanda chromosome 19, fLimLim1.1, whole genome shotgun sequence DNA region contains:
- the znf687b gene encoding zinc finger protein 687b, translated as MGDMKTPDFDDLLAAFDIPDIDAKEAIQSAPDEAEGPHGAAGAPLGKQDSVGSSLRPPSPPDPQADPPIVSVIVKNKVRLETVDGDEGDADQDPVDVGPRLAACAPGMAESEALNHNGFGASGVSTPLPLSQAQSNGAPWSMNTPKASSEAPGASKAHKQGGNIFNRLKPLVAQGSGDPVGRARKMQLLQQQHQQQQDTGQERADGVKASLPSSSSLSAGSSPLAAPGPVGLASPFFPPSKPLIPAPPSALSSHPLHSSQPFNGASKSGAAGFQHQQMEEEEEEDSDPDLGSPLVIQETPDSPTCTQLSQQRYKSDSVSSQPPSSSSSHPKPGDTPSGGSLTSSTPPSGSTESPQPEDRHPEHVIEERDSPESPEPEVPKSAAQVSSKRCSSPAVASSPPPSELREPKEEEEEMEVGNGIDRVVDGKADKGDNARTAEEKMEVDDGKPKAPSTDVGDVPAPAASGAPSRPLKVRIKTIKTSTGGITRTVTRVAPKGAAAKGSDSKAPAGERKLLGKQAQKLEASPGHMTTTSQKVSALNALPVSTLAASSVMLAAATKVQNKMAASDKAKVSATAVSITKSAALPATPSVTSSPKFSVAAGGISVRTTTNKTANGGGGTLSPNKPASIVNSTGAVISRSQSSLVEAFNKILNSKNLLPSYKPDLSAPPPAEWGLPLPATGYRCLECGDAFALERSLARHYDRRSLRIEVTCNHCAKRLAFFNKCSLLLHAREHKERGLVMQCSHLVMRPVTVEQMIGQQDITPIGGLLTSSSSSPPVSSPSTTSGGAAMSASSSPMKDASSPAASQPRPVRRVPQGPQALMPLPCKKADVLQYHNFKCPECQTQFACKANLVTHFQQIRATPNSTCTQCSPPMMLPNSCAVSAHQRIHKHKAPHVCPECGGIARQDGFQTHLEEACLHFARRIGYRCSSCQVVFGGLNSIKSHIQTAHCEVFHKCPSCPMAFKSSPSAQSHISTQHPTLTGGQAKMIYKCVMCDTVFTQKPLLYMHFDTHLAKQKVHVFKCPDCTKLYAQKGSMMEHIKTTHRGPAAKQESVSEASNPVSAPALTSSPSGLKPKPSGKPDNSDGEDWGREQEEEEEEEDDEDDDADEDYEAPGATAGGGTSQLAAQTEWTCPQCQSTFTDNDDYLSHVKTEHGKFPCRICGGTFSTSSSLRRHERVIHEGNKRVFHCQYCTEGKRTFGSRFLLDKHIRLHHRNPDGQAAPVTRKRAATGGEGAGSSSEQDGEGAPPGGRAGDEEENATEEGEEVSAPAKRTRAAAPAASELEEEENVFRCVPCGFSTEDGAEFQRHIPQHRADTASFQCLQCGVCFASAGSLGRHRFIAHRVRDTQSDADRGAARAHGSPDGSPGSSPQALGEDGDGNLGCKVCGRRFDKASDLTTHLRTHGMAFLTAHKTDKPQ; from the exons ATGGGGGACATGAAGACCCCAGATTTCGACGACCTGTTGGCAGCGTTTGACATCCCGGACATCGATGCCAAGGAGGCCATCCAGTCGGCCCCCGACGAGGCGGAGGGGCCCCACGGAGCCGCTGGGGCCCCCCTGGGGAAGCAGGACAGTGTGGGGTCCTCCCTGAGGCCGCCGAGCCCACCTGACCCGCAGGCGGACCCCCCCATCGTCAGCGTGATCGTGAAGAATAAAGTACGCCTCGAGACCGTGGATGGAGACGAGGGGGACGCGGACCAGGACCCCGTGGATGTGGGTCCCAGACTGGCTGCGTGTGCCCCTGGGATGGCCGAGTCGGAGGCGTTGAACCACAACGGGTTCGGGGCGTCCGGAGTCTCCACGCCGCTGCCCCTCAGCCAGGCCCAGTCCAACGGGGCGCCGTGGTCCATGAACACCCCCAAAGCGTCCTCAGAAGCACCCGGGGCGAGTAAGGCTCACAAGCAAGGGGGCAACATCTTCAACAGACTCAAACCGCTCGTGGCCCAGGGGTCCGGAGATCCGGTGGGTCGGGCCAGGAAgatgcagctcctccagcagcagcaccagcagcagcaggacaccGGCCAGGAGAGAGCTGATGGCGTCAAAGCTTCCTTACCgtcgtcctcctctctgtccgcGGGCTCTTCTCCTCTGGCGGCCCCCGGACCCGTCGGACTGGCCTCTCCTTTCTTTCCGCCCTCCAAGCCTCTGATTCCAGCTCCACCCTCCGCCCTCTCCTCCCACCCGCTGCACTCGTCTCAGCCTTTTAACGGAGCCTCCAAAAGTGGCGCCGCTGGGTTTCAGCACcagcagatggaggaggaggaggaggaggattcgGACCCTGATCTGGGGAGTCCACTGGTGATCCAGGAGACCCCCGACTCCCCGACCTGCACTCAGCTGAGCCAACAACGCTACAAGTCTGACTCGGTCTCATCCcagcctccctcctcttcctcatctcacCCGAAGCCTGGAGACACTCCGTCCGGGGGCTCTCTGACTTCCTCCACCCCCCCGTCCGGCTCGACGGAGAGTCCCCAGCCGGAGGACCGGCACCCGGAACACGTCATCGAAGAGAGAGACTCTCCAGAGAGTCCAGAGCCGGAGGTCCCCAAGTCAGCTGCTCAAGTCAGCTCAAAGAGGTGCTCCAGCCCGGCGGTggcctcctctccacctccttctgagCTGCGGGAGcccaaagaggaggaggaggagatggaggtggggAACGGGATCGATAGGGTCGTCGATGGCAAAGCCGACAAGGGAGACAATGCGAGAACGGCTGAGGAGAAAATGGAGGTAGATGATGGGAAGCCTAAAGCCCCGTCCACTGATGTGGGAGATGTTCCTGCACCGGCTGCTTCCGGAGCTCCGTCCCGACCCTTGAAAGTCcgaataaagacaataaaaaccTCCACGGGCGGAATCACCAGAACGGTCACCAGGGTGGCGCCCAAAGGGGCCGCGGCCAAAGGTTCGGACTCTAAAGCTCCAGCCGGGGAGCGGAAGCTGCTGGGGAAACAGGCCCAAAAACTGGAAGCGTCCCCCGGTCACATGACAACAACATCCCAGAAGGTCAGTGCTCTCAACGCTCTGCCCGTGTCCACGCTCGCCGCCAGCAGCGTGATGCTCGCCGCCGCCACCAAGGttcaaaacaaaatggcagCGTCTGACAAGGCCAAGGTTTCTGCTACGGCTGTGAGCATCACCAAGTCTGCTGCTCTGCCCGCGACTCCATCCGTGACCTCCTCCCCCAAGTTCTCCGTAGCCGCCGGTGGGATCAGCGTTCGCACGACCACCAACAAGACGGCCAACGGCGGCGGCGGCACCCTGTCGCCCAACAAGCCCGCCTCCATCGTCAACAGCACGGGCGCCGTCATCTCCCGCAGCCAGTCCAGCCTGGTGGAGGCCTTCAACAAGATCCTGAACAGTAAGAACCTTTTGCCGAGCTACAAGCCCGAcctctctgcccccccgccGGCCGAGTGGGGTCTCCCGCTCCCCGCCACCGGGTACCGCTGCCTGGAGTGCGGCGACGCCTTCGCCCTGGAGCGCAGCCTGGCTCGCCACTACGACCGGCGATCGCTGCGCATCGAGGTGACGTGCAACCACTGCGCCAAGAGACTGGCGTTCTTCAACAAGTGCAGCCTGCTGCTGCACGCCAGGGAGCACAAGGAGCGCGGGCTGGTCATGCAGTGCTCGCACCTGGTCATGAGGCCCGTCACCGTGGAGCAGATGATCGGCCAGCAGGACATAACGCCCATCGGTG GCCTGCTCACCTCTTCGTCCTCGTCTCCTCcagtctcctctccctccaccacGTCCGGGGGCGCCGCCATGTCGGCCAGCTCCAGCCCGATGAAGGACGCCTCGTCTCCGGCAGCGTCTCAGCCCCGGCCGGTCCGCCGCGTGCCTCAGGGTCCCCAGGCGCTGATGCCTCTGCCCTGCAAGAAGGCCGACGTGCTGCAGTACCACAACTTCAAATGTCCCGAGTGCCAAACACAATTCGCCTGCAAGGCTAACCTGGTCACCCACTTCCAGCAGATCAGAGCTACTCCCAACTCG aCGTGTACGCAGTGCTCACCTCCCATGATGCTGCCCAACTCGTGTGCGGTGTCGGCCCACCAGAGgatccacaaacacaaagcgCCCCACGTGTGTCCCGAGTGCGGTGGGATCGCCCGGCAGGACGGCTTCCAGACCCACCTGGAGGAGGCGTGTCTTCACTTCGCCCGGCGCATCGGCTACAG GTGCTCGAGCTGCCAGGTGGTGTTCGGAGGCCTGAACTCCATCAAGTCCCACATCCAGACGGCTCACTGCGAGGTCTTCCACAAGTGCCCCAGCTGCCCCATGGCCTTCAAGTCTTCCCCCAGCGCCCAGAGCCACATCAGCACCCAGCACCCGACGCTCACCGGGGGACAGGCCAA AATGATCTACAAGTGTGTGATGTGCGATACGGTTTTTACCCAGAAGCCCTTGCTGTACATGCACTTTGACACTCATCTAGCCAAGCAGAAAGTGCACGTGTTCAAGTGTCCCGACTGCACGAAGCTCTACGCCCAGAAAGGTTCCATGATGGAGCATATTAAG ACCACCCACAGAGGCCCAGCAGCCAAACAGGAGTCTGTGTCCGAGGCCTCCAACCCGGTCTCGGCCCCGGCCCTCACCTCCAGCCCCTCGGGCCTCAAACCCAAACCCTCTGGGAAGCCCGACAACTCTGACGGGGAGGACTGggggagggagcaggaggaggaggaggaagaggaggacgacgaAGACGACGACGCCGACGAGGACTACGAGGCCCCGGGGGCGACCGCGGGGGGGGGCACCAGTCAACTCGCTGCCCAGACCGAGTGGACCTGCCCCCAGTGTCAGTCCACGTTCACCGACAACGACGACTACCTGAGTCATGTGAAGACGGAGCACGGCAAG TTCCCCTGTCGTATCTGTGGAGGTACGTTCAGCACGTCCTCCAGCCTGAGGCGTCACGAGCGCGTCATTCACGAGGGAAACAAGAGAGTCTTCCACTGCCA ATACTGCACAGAGGGCAAGCGGACCTTCGGCAGTCGGTTCCTACTGGACAAACACATTCGTCTCCATCACAGAAACCCGGATGGACAG GCTGCCCCCGTGACCAGGAAGCGTGCAGCCACCGGGGGAGAAGGCGCAGGAAGCTCCTCAGAACAGGACGGCGAGGgcgcgccccctggaggccgggcgggagacgaggaggagaacgccacggaggagggtgaggaggtcAGCGCTCCCGCCAAGAGAACCAGGGCGGCCGCGCCGGCGGCGTCtgagctggaagaggaggaaaacgtTTTCCGCTGCGTCCCGTGCGGCTTCTCCACCGAGGACGGCGCCGAGTTCCAGCGCCACATCCCCCAGCACCGGGCCGACACCGCCTCCTTCCAGTGCCTGCAGTGCGGCGTCTGCTTCGCCTCGGCCGGCTCCCTCGGCCGCCACCGCTTCATCGCCCACCGCGTTCGGGATACCCAGAGCGACGCCGACCGGGGCGCGGCGCGGGCGCACGGCTCCCCGGACGGCTCCCCAGGCTCCTCCCCCCAGGCGCTGGGCGAGGACGGCGACGGGAACCTGGGCTGCAAGGTGTGCGGCCGGCGCTTCGACAAGGCCTCGGACCTCACCACCCACCTCAGGACCCACGGCATGGCCTTCCTCACCGCACACAAGACGGACAAGCCCCAGTAG